The following proteins are encoded in a genomic region of Tachysurus fulvidraco isolate hzauxx_2018 chromosome 22, HZAU_PFXX_2.0, whole genome shotgun sequence:
- the LOC125138400 gene encoding secretory phospholipase A2 receptor-like, producing MLNIMCCLCKPTNKRSDFERFVSLFVFTPIDATSQTFNYHLILETKTWYEAQRYCRQRYTDLVSIRDQQHNEEVRIKGLNSITPFWIGLLCDDWQWIDRGISAYINWDSNQTLPQGNCVAVIGGRWYSVPCSNNYSALCYYNYIHVSEEALSWEKALDYCDKENRAGILIIDSQAEQEQLESQLMRRGVPPGSLWVGLGPNRLSELKVSSGPLTCEDIQRQSEADTHTAGAAPDYVMDSTELRVVCKLK from the exons ATGCTTAATATAATGTGTTGTCTTTGTAAGCCTACAAATAAGAGGTCAGATTTTGAAagatttgtttctttgtttgtttttaccccCATAGATGCTACCTCACAGACATTTAATTATCATCTAATCCTTGAGACTAAGACCTGGTATGAAGCTCAGCGTTACTGTAGACAGAGATACACTGACCTGGTCAGCATCAGAGATCAGCAGCACAATGAAGAGGTGAGGATTAAAGGGTTAAACAGCATCACACCCTTCTGGATCGGCCTGCTGTGTGATGACTGGCAGTGGATTGATAGAGGAATCTCTGCCTACATAAACTGGGATAGCAATCAAACTCTACCACAAGGCAACTGTGTAGCAGTGATAGGAGGGAGATGGTACTCAGTCCCGTGCAGTAATAATTACTCTGCTTTGTGCTACTACA ATTACATCCATGTGAGTGAAGAGGCTCTGAGCTGGGAGAAAGCGCTGGATTACTGTGATAAAGAAAACAGAGCTGGAATTCTGATCATCGATTCTCAAGCTGAACAGGAACAGTTAGAGTCTCAGCTCATGAGGAGAGGTGTACCTCCAGGGTCTCTGTGGGTGGGGCTTGGACCAAACCGTCTCTCTGAGCTGAAAGTGTCCTCTGGTCCGCTGACCTGCGaggacatacagagacagagcgaagctgacacacacactgcaggagcAGCACCAGATTATGTGATGGACTCCACTGAACTTCGAGTCGTGTGTAAACTGAAGTAA
- the LOC113640403 gene encoding macrophage mannose receptor 1-like, with translation MKADGSWESLNCTDTRYFMCYEQDASSQTPNYHLILENKTWYEAQRYCRQRYTDLVSIRDQQHNEEVMIKGLNSSTPFWIGLLCDDWQWIDGGISAYRNWNRWRNEPYPSPYNCVVHDRWGWGWGWGWGWGWYTVPCNIHYSALCYYNSTPPVQSQLTSFHFIPDYMNQTEARKACRENYTDLVTVYSDEDNTKLVELVMKAGIYNAWIGLYRSHFSEKWSNGDNVTYRNLTGDCGTSSYCAIMKADGSWESLKCTVTRYFMCYEQEASSQTHNYHLILKNKTWYEAQRYCRQRYTDLVSIRDQQHNEEVRIKGLNSSTPFWIGLLCDDWQWIDGGISAYRNWGWQSGEPHPSPYNCVVHNRWGWGWYTVLCDYTYSALCYYNSYIHVSEEALSWEKALDYCDKGNRAGILIIDSQAEQEQLESELMSRRVPPGSLWVGLGPNRLSELKVSSVPLTCQDIQRQSEADTHTAGAAPDYVMDSTELRVVCKQK, from the exons ATGAAGGCTGATGGTTCATGGGAAAGTCTTAACTGCACAGACACAAGATATTTCATGTGCTATGAACAAG ATGCTTCCTCACAGACTCCTAATTATCATCTTATCCTTGAGAATAAGACCTGGTATGAAGCTCAGCGTTACTGTAGACAGAGATACACTGATCTGGTCAGCATCAGAGATCAGCAGCACAATGAAGAGGTGATGATTAAAGGGTTAAACAGCAGCACACCCTTCTGGATCGGCCTGCTGTGTGATGACTGGCAGTGGATTGATGGAGGAATCTCTGCCTATAGAAACTGGAATCGGTGGAGAAATGAACCTTATCCATCACCATACAACTGTGTAGTACATGATAGATGGGGATGGGGATGGGGATGGGGATGGGGATGGGGATGGTACACAGTCCCGTGCAATATTCATTACTCTGCTTTGTGCTACTACA ATTCTACACCTCCAGTCCAGAGTCAACTCACTTCATTCCATTTCATTCCGGATTACATGAATCAGACTGAGGCTCGGAAAGCTTGCAGAGAAAATTACACCGACCTCGTCACTGTGTACTCTGATGAAGACAACACTAAACTGGTTGAACTTGTGATGAAGGCTGGTATTTACAATGCCTGGATCGGACTCTATCGCAGTCACTTCAGTGAGAAATGGTCTAATGGTGATAATGTAACATACAGAAATCTGACAGGGGATTGTGGGACATCGAGCTACTGTGCCATTATGAAGGCTGATGGTTCATGGGAAAGTCTTAAGTGCACAGTCACAAGATATTTCATGTGCTATGAACAAG AAGCTTCTTCACAGACTCATAATTATCATCTTATCCTTAAGAATAAGACCTGGTATGAAGCTCAGCGTTACTGTAGACAGAGATACACTGACCTGGTCAGCATCAGAGATCAGCAGCACAATGAAGAGGTGAGGATTAAAGGGTTAAACAGCAGCACACCCTTCTGGATCGGCCTGCTGTGTGATGACTGGCAGTGGATTGATGGAGGAATCTCTGCCTACAGAAACTGGGGTTGGCAGAGCGGTGAACCTCATCCATCACCATACAACTGTGTAGTACATAATAGATGGGGATGGGGATGGTACACAGTCCTGTGCGATTATACTTACTCTGCTTTGTGCTACTACAACA GTTACATCCATGTGAGTGAAGAGGCTCTGAGCTGGGAGAAAGCGCTGGATTACTGTGATAAAGGGAACAGAGCTGGAATTCTGATCATCGATTCCCAAGCTGAACAGGAACAGTTAGAGTCTGAGCTCATGAGTAGACGTGTCCCTCCAGGGTCTCTGTGGGTGGGGCTTGGACCAAACCGTCTCTCTGAGCTGAAGGTGTCGTCTGTTCCGCTGACCTGCCaggacatacagagacagagcgaagctgacacacacactgcaggagcAGCACCAGATTATGTGATGGACTCCACTGAACTTCGAGTTGTGTGTAAACAGAAGTAA
- the LOC113640259 gene encoding macrophage mannose receptor 1-like, whose protein sequence is METVSVVLFLLSAFTPPVQNQLTLLHFIPGDMNQTDAREACRKKYTDLVTVYSDEDNTKLSNLWIPAYIGLYRSNFSEKWSNGDNVTYRNMTGDCGTSSVCAVMKADGSWESAPCTDTRYFMCYEQDASSQTRNYHLILETKTWYEAQRYCRQRYTDLVSIRDQQHNDEVMIKGLNSSTPFWTGLLCDDWQWIDGGISAYRNWAWQSGEPYPSPYNCVVHYIWGWDTVQCNNHYSAFCYSSKCRLLEQ, encoded by the exons ATGGAAACCGTGTCAGTCGTGCTCTTCCTGCTATCag CTTTTACTCCTCCAGTCCAGAACCAACTCACTTTACTCCATTTCATTCCGGGTGACATGAATCAGACTGACGCTCGGGAAGcttgcagaaaaaaatacactgacctCGTCACTGTGTACTCTGATGAAGACAACACTAAACTGTCTAACCTATGGATACCGGCCTATATCGGACTGTATCGCAGTAATTTCAGTGAGAAATGGTCTAATGGTGATAATGTAACATACAGAAATATGACAGGGGATTGTGGGACATCGAGCGTCTGTGCTGTTATGAAGGCTGATGGTTCATGGGAAAGTGCTCCATGCACAGACACAAGATATTTCATGTGTTATGAACAAG ATGCTTCCTCACAGACTCGTAATTATCATCTAATCCTTGAGACTAAGACCTGGTATGAAGCTCAGCGTTACTGTAGACAGAGATACACTGACCTGGTCAGCATCAGAGATCAGCAGCACAATGATGAGGTGATGATTAAAGGGTTAAACAGCAGCACACCCTTCTGGACCGGCCTGCTGTGTGATGACTGGCAGTGGATTGATGGAGGAATCTCTGCCTACAGAAACTGGGCTTGGCAGAGCGGTGAACCTTATCCATCACCATACAACTGTGTAGTACATTATATATGGGGATGGGACACAGTCCAGTGCAATAATCATTACTCTGCTTTCTGCTACTCCAGTAAGTGTCGACTTCTTGAACAGTAA